In the Scyliorhinus torazame isolate Kashiwa2021f chromosome 4, sScyTor2.1, whole genome shotgun sequence genome, one interval contains:
- the LOC140410837 gene encoding 4-galactosyl-N-acetylglucosaminide 3-alpha-L-fucosyltransferase 9-like, with the protein MTSIGNTGIFRILLISTICLGCFLAMLLLYVQPTTNWIYTPLESAKSILGVKKPLVKVIEKNETIVLIWLWPFGAKFELNSCGSEFNCRLTADRNLYNKSHAVLFHHRDMSRDLSNLPKQPRPTFQKWVWMNLESPTHSPKKTGLDHFFNLTLTYRHDSDIKAPYGSLIINRVPLDFKLPKKSNLVCWVVSHWNTNHARVKFYNEFRKYININTYGQAFGKRLDNHKLMPTISSSKFYLAFENSVHEDYITEKLYNALRAGTVPVVLGTSRKNYENYIPADSFIHVDDFHSAKELAGYLHKLDGNEDLYMTYFKWRKHYSVRNPFSWCEHACHVCENVKRYQEYRSCSNLEKWFWD; encoded by the coding sequence ATGACATCAATTGGTAATACAGGCATTTTTCGCATCCTGTTAATATCCACCATCTGTTTGGGCTGTTTTTTAGCCATGTTGTTGCTGTATGTCCaaccaacaaccaactggatttatACTCCATTGGAATCTGCCAAATCGATACTCGGTGTGAAAAAGCCCCTTGTGAAAGTTATTGAAAAGAATGAAACTATTGTACTCATTTGGCTTTGGCCTTTTGGTGCAAAATTTGAGCTCAATTCTTGTGGATCTGAGTTCAACTGCCGTTTAACTGCAGATAGAAACCTCTATAACAAATCTCATGCTGTCCTTTTCCATCACCGAGACATGAGTAGAGACTTGTCCAATCTGCCCAAACAGCCTCGGCCAACATTTCAGAAATGGGTTTGGATGAACCTGGAGTCACCTACCCACTCTCCAAAAAAGACTGGACTCGACCATTTCTTCAACCTGACCTTGACATATCGTCATGATTCAGATATCAAAGCGCCTTATGGGTCTCTGATAATAAACAGAGTGCCATTAGATTTTAAACTGCCTAAGAAAAGCAATCTGGTGTGTTGGGTTGTAAGCCATTGGAACACTAATCATGCCAGAGTGAAGTTCTACAATGAATTCCGCAAATACATTAATATCAACACTTACGGTCAAGCCTTCGGGAAACGTCTGGACAATCACAAATTGATGCCTACCATATCTAGTTCTAAATTCTACCTTGCCTTTGAGAATTCAGTACATGAAGATTACATAACTGAAAAGCTCTACAATGCTTTGCGTGCTGGCACCGTGCCTGTGGTCCTGGGGACATCTAGAAAAAACTATGAAAATTACATTCCAGCCGATTCTTTCATTCATGTGGATGATTTCCACTCAGCTAAAGAACTTGCGGGTTACCTGCACAAACTGGACGGGAATGAAGATTTGTACATGACCTACTTCAAATGGAGGAAACACTACTCAGTGAGGAATCCGTTTTCCTGGTGTGAACACGCATGCCACGTGTGTGAGAATGTAAAACGGTATCAAGAATATAGATCATGTTCCAATTTGGAGAAATGGTTTTGGGACTGA